A stretch of the Mycobacteroides immunogenum genome encodes the following:
- a CDS encoding thioesterase II family protein: MTVSQPPAPLECWWWPRPYQASLPTVLFFPGAGANHAGEQHLVPHLAGVNFGVWRMPGRSTRSEEPPPENLRVLADECASAIIGLGCRRPVLAGKSFGGLFGYAVCQALELREFEVGRFIPVVSGHPSLWRMDALYAKTRGHNPRQHALWRLTNDEKRGAWPPKKIADESLLAQARLHAVIDFSLGMQSISRRRIVTPITEVSARDDEVLPKFAPPRRWAPYTKGEFTSILVTGGHYFYWANPQALSTILTHEAEFALSGSFS; the protein is encoded by the coding sequence GTGACCGTTTCTCAGCCTCCTGCGCCGCTCGAATGCTGGTGGTGGCCCAGGCCATATCAGGCGTCGTTGCCCACTGTGCTGTTTTTCCCGGGCGCCGGTGCGAACCATGCCGGCGAGCAGCACCTCGTTCCGCACCTGGCGGGCGTCAATTTCGGGGTGTGGCGAATGCCCGGGCGCAGTACGCGATCGGAGGAGCCGCCGCCGGAGAACCTGCGCGTACTCGCCGATGAGTGCGCGTCGGCGATCATCGGATTGGGTTGCCGCCGGCCGGTGCTGGCAGGCAAGAGCTTCGGCGGACTGTTCGGATACGCCGTATGTCAAGCACTGGAGTTGCGCGAATTCGAAGTGGGCCGGTTCATTCCGGTGGTGAGTGGGCATCCGTCCCTGTGGCGAATGGATGCTCTGTACGCGAAGACCCGGGGGCACAACCCGCGGCAGCACGCGCTCTGGAGACTCACCAATGACGAGAAGCGCGGTGCGTGGCCGCCGAAGAAGATCGCGGACGAGTCGTTGTTGGCACAGGCGCGGCTTCATGCGGTGATTGATTTCAGCCTTGGCATGCAATCGATTTCGCGCCGCCGGATTGTCACCCCGATCACCGAGGTGAGTGCCAGGGATGACGAGGTACTCCCGAAGTTCGCACCGCCACGCCGGTGGGCCCCGTATACCAAGGGGGAGTTCACGAGCATTCTCGTGACGGGAGGTCATTACTTCTACTGGGCCAATCCCCAGGCCCTCTCGACCATCTTGACGCATGAGGCCGAGTTCGCCCTCAGCGGCTCATTCTCCTAG